A portion of the Vespula vulgaris chromosome 24, iyVesVulg1.1, whole genome shotgun sequence genome contains these proteins:
- the LOC127072131 gene encoding squamous cell carcinoma antigen recognized by T-cells 3-like yields MEEMDFKNEVDKEKCSSTSSLDVSKEETELIEDEQENEEDEEIDNKDEKENGDDLNDDDNENNVDDDDDDDDEDADEAEIKILETSLAQNPYDYSSHVALIKKLETIGELTRLRVARENMSLKYPLSPELWLSWIRDEIKLAVSAEEKAEVVKLCERAVKDYLSVDIWLEYLQFSIGNMDNEKDGTKNVRQLFESALTSVGLHTIKGAIIWEAFREFEAVLFALIDPSNKAERKEQLERIGNLFRRQLACPLLDMEKTHEEYEVWRTGDGVQATVDDNIVVGGYERAFAKLNLRLPYEEKIVSAQNESELFDAFKAYLLYEKQNGDPGRVTVLYERAIADLSLEVPLWLDYLNYLENNIKIESILSEIYERASRNIPWCSTIWQKWIRAYEKWERPVLEVQVLLENALTIGFPTAEDYRDLWMKYLEYLRRKIDKNVDEEDKQIDILRNTFNRACEHLAKIFGLDGDPNCVILQYWARTEAITANNMEKARSLWADIFSQGHSATASYWLEYISLERCYGDTKHLRKLYKKALTSVKDWPESVANSWLDFERDEGNLEQMEFCEVKTKERLEKVAEERSKAQQANLQNELFAQSKKTNKRKADDAGKWKNLGSSPFKIMKTDEKNKFKLRESRLNLDKKMEDEKEQMRPEVQPPPGFKSSENEKIDTNREIDDKLTVFISNLDYTATEDEVRNALKPAGAITLFKMIRDYKGRSKGYCYVQLSNTEAVEKALTLDRTRINGRPMFVSKCDPNKSTRISGFKYNSTLEKNKLFVKGLPVATTKEDLEKIFNIHGKLKDVRLVTYRNGHSKGLAYVEYLNEGDAAKALLATDGMKIGDKEINVAISQPPERKKGEEISYVKSLGSSTVSRTTFGLPKTLLSMVPRNVKITNSNNTNDTNKSSSKNGISQPKSNQDFRNMLLNKK; encoded by the exons ATGGAAGAAATGGATTTCAAAAATGaggtagataaagaaaagtgtTCAAGTACGAGCTCATTAGACGTAAGTAAAGAGGAGACAGAATTAATTGAAGATGaacaagaaaatgaagaagatgaagaaatagACAATAAAGATGAGAAGGAGAACGGAGATGATttaaatgatgatgataatgaaaataatgtggacgatgatgatgacgacgatgacgaagatGCTGATGAAGcagaaatcaaaattttagAAACTTCGTTGGCACAAAATCCTTATGATTACAGTAGTCATGTAGCATTGATAAAAAAGCTTGAAACAATAGGGGAACTTACACGTCTACGTGTTGCAAGAGAAAACATGAGTTTAAAATATCCATTGAGTCCAGAATTATGGCTCTCGTGGATACGTGATGAGATTAAATTAGCTGTGAGTGCGGAAGAAAAAGCTGAAGTTGTCAAACTGTGCGAGAGAGCCGTTAAGGATTATCTTT cTGTTGACATTTGGCTGGAGTATTTACAGTTCAGTATTGGAAATATGGATAATGAGAAGGATGGAACTAAAAACGTTCGTCAACTTTTTGAATCTGCATTAACGTCCGTTGGATTGCATACTATTAAAGGAGCTATAATATGGGAAGCATTTAGAGAATTCGAAGCAGTATTATTTGCATTG ATTGATCCTTCGAATAAAGctgaaaggaaagaacaacTGGAACGTATTGGAAATTTATTCCGCCGCCAATTAGCATGTCCTTTGCTCGATATGGAGAAGACCCATGAAGAGTATGAAGTTTGGAGGACTGGAGATGGTGTTCAAGCTACTGTAGATGATAATATTGTAGTGGGAGGATACGAACGTGCTTTTGCGAAACTAAATCTCCGTCTTccttatgaagaaaaaatagtatcTGCGCAAAACGAAAGTGAATTGTTTGATGCTTTTAAAGCATATTTGTtatatgaaaaacaaaatggagATCCAGGTCGTGTTACAGTTTTATATGAGAGAGCAATTGCAGATCTCAGTCTCGAAGTACCACTTTGGCTCGATTATCTTAATTATCTTGAAAACAACATTAAGATAGAGTCGATATTAAGcgaaatatatgaaagagcATCAAGGAATATTCCATGGTGTTCAACAATTTGGCAAAAATGGATTAGAGCTTACGAGAAATGGGAGAGACCTGTTCTAGAAGTTCAAGTGCTATTAGAAAATGCTTTAACTATAGGTTTCCCAACAGCAGAGGATTATCGTGATTTATGgatgaaatatttagaatatttgcgccgaaaaatagataaaaacgtAGACGAAGAAGATAAACAAATTGATATCCTTCGTAATACGTTTAACAGAGCTTGCGAACACTTGGCTAAAATTTTTGGTTTGGATGGTGATCCAAATTGcgttattttacaatattggGCAAGAACAGAAGCTATAACCGCCAATAATATGGAAAAGGCTAGATCTCTTTGGGCAGATATATTTTCACAAGGCCATTCGGCAACTGCTTCTTATTGGTtggaatatatttctttagaaag ATGTTATGGCGATACAAAacatttaagaaaattatataaaaaagcatTGACTTCGGTCAAAGATTGGCCAGAAAGCGTGGCGAATTCATGGTTGGATTTTGAGCGTGACGAAGGTAATCTCGAACAGATGGAATTTTGTGAagtgaaaacaaaagaaagactGGAGAAAGTTGCAGAAGAAAGATCAAAAGCTCAACAGGCTAATTTgcaaaatgaattatttgcacaatcaaaaaaaacaaacaagagaAAAGCAGACGATGCAGGTAAATGGAAGAATTTAGGAAGTTCTCcctttaaaataatgaaaacggacgagaaaaataaatttaaattacgaGAAAGTCGTCTTAACTTGGATAAGAAAATGGAGGATGAGAAGGAACAAATGAGGCCGGAAGTTCAACCACCGCCAGGTTTTAAATCatctgaaaatgaaaaaatcgaTACAAATCGTGAAATAGATGATAAGTTAACCGTATTTATTAGTAATTTGGATTACACGGCAACCGAGGACGAAGTTAGAAACGCTTTAAAGCCAGCAGGAGCAATAACTTTGTTTAAAATGATTAGAGATTATAAGGGACGTAGCAAAGGGTATTGCTATGTACAACTAAGCAACACA GAGGCCGTTGAAAAAGCATTAACGTTAGATAGGACACGTATAAATGGACGTCCTATGTTTGTTTCAAAATGTGATCCTAACAAAAGTACAAGAATTTCAGGATTCAAATACAACAGCACTctagaaaagaataaacttTTTGTTAAAG gTCTTCCAGTTGCAACGACAAAAGAAgatcttgaaaaaatatttaatattcatgGAAAGTTAAAAGATGTTCGTTTAGTTACTTATCGTAATGGACATTCCAAAGGATTGGCATACGTTGAATATCTAAATGAAGGTGATGCTGCTAAGGCTCTTCTTGCTACCGATGGTATGAAAATtggagataaagaaataaatgtagcAATTAGTCAACCACCAGAAcgtaaaaaaggagaagaaatatCTTACGTGAAATCATTGGGTAGTAGTACAGTAAGTAGAACAACATTTGGATTACCAAAAACCTTGTTATCCATGGTACCGCGAAATGTTAAAATTACGAACAGTAATAATACTAATGATACTAATAAGAGCTCATCTAAGAATGGAATATCACAGCCGAAGAGTAATCAAGATTTTCGGAATatgttgttaaataaaaaataa
- the LOC127072143 gene encoding meiotic nuclear division protein 1 homolog, whose protein sequence is MSKRKGLTLDEKRARMLQLFYERREFFTLKELEKIAPKEKGIVTQTVKDVLQTLVDDGLVRSDKIGTSIYFWTFPGENITAIENRIAHASKRIVESEFKLQKLKEECIKEQTGREDTEERRNLLQDIQQLREKENELKSHIAKLSDVDPDAIAKMAEKAQMFKEVTNIWTDNIFAIQSWCKRKFDISEQDLNKHFSISDDLDYKEYHKQWFMICRYYRHLCNQAQRNY, encoded by the exons ATGTCTAAAAGAAAAGGTCTGACACTTGATGAAAAGCGAGCAAGAATGCTTCAATTGTTTTATGAGAGGAGAGAGTTTTTTACGTTAAAGGAGTTAGAAAAAATTGCACCTAAGGAGAAAGGTATTGTTACTCAAACTGTAAAAGATGTTCTTCAAACATTAGTAGATGATGGTCTAGTTAGATCTGATAAAATTGGaacttctatatatttttggaCATTTCCTgg aGAGAATATAACTGctatagaaaatagaatagcACATGCAAGTAAAAGAATAGTTGAATCTGAATTCAAACTTCAAAAACTAAAAGAAGAATGTATTAAAGAACAG ACTGGTAGAGAAGATACTGAAGAAAGGCGAAATTTGTTACAAGATATACAacaattaagagaaaaagaaaatgaactgAAAAGTCACATTGCTAAACTTAGTGATGTAGATCCAGATGCAATTGCAAAAATGGCAGAGAAAGCACag ATGTTTAAAGAAGTAACCAATATATGGACAGATAATATATTTGCCATTCAAAGTTGGTGCAagagaaaatttgatatatcaGAGCAAGATCTCAATAAACATTTTAGTATCTCTGACGATTTGGATTATAAGGa ATACCATAAACAATGGTTTATGATATGTCGATACTATCGCCATCTTTGTAATCAAGCGCAACGTAATTATTAA
- the LOC127072139 gene encoding uncharacterized protein LOC127072139 gives MSSIEKHSKSVSNMIDRINSNKNETRNYRMCYSSDDLDSEKNIKSSPSVSTGKSKNFVMKLIGNFEKKNNKSSDHIKNTNTKFLRRSFMRIPLPRINSYYRNTHNNFNLPEPILDNKNERLSNVKNIRSEIYLKTFENDIKTVNDSNLLTESSSSNLRLVDNNAKEKWTTTNKRWSDTINEEKINQKKSVKGVLSYLIRWKKHSDENKSQRSRSCDKSEMHYDILSSAPIIPRARSLQTVVINNTKDKNNTNLNRSATIRPFYGIKRNQMASKKFLESFHSIKINPRKEDSGYGSGTLSIGESNENLVKPSAVREMSKKLTFIPEQHQHQQTCNQKNHIDLYRQVLSHCKRDRNSYQRKSFVHDELNEAVKKRFNDISNENIIYTQSINHKLKHDYSSIYINKIPVNTEYENTLNISRPLQSDQL, from the exons ATGTCCTCAATAGAAAAACATTCGAAATCTGTGTCGAATATGATCGACAGGATTAActcgaataaaaacgaaacaagaaaTTATAGAATGTGTTATTCGTCCGACGATTTAGATTCagagaaaaacattaaaaGCAGTCCTTCGGTTAGCACaggaaaatcgaaaaattttgtaatgaaattaatcgggaactttgaaaaaaaaaacaataaaagtaGTGATCATATAAAgaatacaaatacaaaatttttacgaagatCTTTCATGAGAATTCCGTTACCAAGGATCAATTCGTATTATCGCAATACACATAACAATTTTAATCTGCCAGAACCGATattggataataaaaatgagagaTTATCAAacgtgaaaaatattcgatcggaAATATACCTAAAAACGTTTGAGAATGATATTAAAACCGTTAACGATTCTAATTTACTTACCGAATCATCGTCATCTAATCTCCGATTGGTCGATAATAACGCCAAAGAAAAATGGACGACTACGAACAAACGATGGAGCGATActataaacgaagaaaaaatcaatcaaAAGAAATCTGTCAAAGGAGTTTTAAGTTATTTGATCAGATGGAAAAAACATagcgatgaaaataaatctcaACGTTCTCGATCTTGTGATAAATCAGAAATGCATTATGATATATTGTCTTCTGCACCAATTATACCAAGAGCACGTTCTTTACAAActgttgttattaataatactaaggataaaaataatacaaat TTAAATCGAAGTGCAACGATTCGACCGTTTTATggtattaaaagaaatcagATGGCatcaaaaaaatttctcgaatCCTTTCATTCAATAAAGATAAATCCCCGTAAGGAAGATTCCGGTTATGGTTCTGGAACATTGTCGATCGGAGAATCCAACGAAAATCTTGTCAAACCGTCGGCGGTTCGAGAAATGTCTAAAAAGCTTACGTTTATACCTGAACAACATCAACATCAACAAACTTGTAatcaaaaaaatcatataGATCTTTATAGACAAGTTTTAAGTCATtgcaagagagatagaaattctTACCAAAGAAAATCCTTCGTCCATGACGAGTTAAATGAAGCcgtaaagaaaagatttaatgatatatcgaatgaaaatattatttatactcagtcgataaatcataaattaaaaCACGATTACTCGTCGATATACATTAACAAAATCCCTGTCAATACGGAATATGAAAATACTCTGAATATTTCTCGTCCTTTGCAATCAGATCAATTATAG